The nucleotide window TGCACCAAACACATCTACAAAGTGAGGAAACTGTGCCAGAGTCAACGCTGCCCCCCGAACTTCAGGCCATGACCGTCCGGAATTACCCGGACGATTGGACGGAGACCGATACGAGGGCAGTGGACACCGCGCGCGTCCTCGCCGCGGACGCGGTTGAGAACTGCGGTTCCGGCCACCCGGGCACGGCGATGTCGCTGGCACCTTTGGCCTACACCTTGTTCCAGCGCGTGATGGACATTGATCCGGCCGACCCGAAGTGGCTCGGTCGCGACCGTTTCGTGTTGTCGAACGGCCACTCCTCGCTAACCCAGTACATCCAGCTGTACCTCGGCGGCATGGGTCTGGAGATGGAAGACCTGAAGTCGCTTCGCACCTGGGCTTCGAAGACCCCGGGCCACCCGGAGTACAACCACACCGATCACATCGAGATCACCACTGGTCCGCTCGGTCAGGGCCTCGCCTCTGCGGTGGGCATGGCGATGGCATCGCGCTACGAACGCGGCCTTCTCGACCCGGACGCTGCTCCCGGCGAGAGCCCGTTCGACCACTTCATCTACGTGGTCGCCGGCGACGGCTGCCTCCAGGAGGGCGTCACCTCCGAGGCGTCGTCACTCGCGGGCACCCAAAAGCTGGGCAACCTCATCCTGTTCTGGGACGACAACCGCATCTCCATCGAAGACGACACGCAGATCGCCTTCACCGAGGACGTGCTCGCGCGCTACGAGGCGTACGGCTGGCAGACGCTGACCGTCGAGTCCGGCGAGGATGTCGCTGCCATCGAGGCCGCCGTCGCAGAGGCGAAGGCTGAAACCGCCCGCCCGACCATCATCCGCGTCAAGACGGTGATCGGCTACCCGGCCCCGACGCTGATGAACACCGGCGCGATCCACGGCGCGGCACTTGGCGCAGACGAGGTCGCCCGCGTCAAGGAAGCGCTCGGCTTCGACACCGACGTGCACTTCCCCGAGGAAACCGAGGTCATCGAACACACCCGCAAGCTGCGCGATCGCGGCGCTGAGAAGCGCGCCGCTTGGCAGGAGCGTTTCAACACCTGGGCCGAGGCGAACCCGGAGGCGAAGGCGCTGCTCGACCGCATGCAGAACCGCGGCCTGCCGGAGAACTGGGCAAACGAGTTTCCAATTTGGGAGCCGGACGCGAAGGGCCTGGCCACCCGCAAGGCATCCGAGGCTGCCATTCAGGCCGCCGCTGCAGCACTTCCTGAGCTCTGGGGTGGCTCGGCTGACCTCGCCGGCTCCAACAACACCCTGATCAAGGGCGCCCCGTCGTTCGGCCCGGAGGAGATCTCCACCGAGATGTTCACGGCGCACCCGTACGGCCGCAACCTGCACTTTGGCATCCGCGAGCACGCAATGGGCGCCGTGATGAACGGCATTAACCTGCACGGCCCGACCCGCGTCTACGGCGGCACCTTCCTAATCTTCTCGGAGTACCTCTACCCCGCCATCCGCGTCGCGGCGCTTTCCGGCATCGACGGCTACTACGTGTTCACCCACGACTCGATCGGCCTCGGCGAAGACGGCCCAACCCACCAGCCGGTGGAGACCCTCGCTGCCCTGCGCGCCATCCCGGACCTCGCCGTGATCCGCCCAGCGGATGCGAACGAGACCTCCGCTGCGTGGCGAGCCGCGCTCGAGGCGAAGCCGCAGCCGAAGGCGCTCGCACTCTCGCGCCAGAACCTGCCGGTGCTCGAGGGCACCAAGGAAAAGGCATACGAGGGCATGAAGCGCGGCGGCTACGTCCTGGTCGAGGAGTCCGGCGACAAGGCCGACCTCGTGCTCATCGCAACCGGCTCCGAGGTGCAGTACGCCGTCGAGGCCGCCCAGCAGCTCGAGGCCGACGGCGTCTCTACCCGCGTGGTTTCCATGCCGTGCATGGAGTGGTTCATGGAGCAGGACGACGCCTACATCGACGAAGTCCTGCCGCGCGACGTGCAGGCGCGCGTCACCGTTGAGGCCGGCGTGTCCATGCCCTGGTTCCGCTTCCTCGGTGAGCACGGCCGCGCGGTTTCGCTGGAGCACTTCGGCGCCTCGGCTCCAGGTTCGGAGCTGTTCGAGCGCTTCGGCTTTACGACGGACAACGTGGTCCGCGTCGCCCGCGAAACCCTCGAGTGCGTCGCAAACAACCGTACGGTGCCCGTCAGCGAGCGCGTCGGCGACACCGAAGCTGAACCGACCCGCGGCGACGGCAAGTAATCCACTCCCCACGTAAGGACGCAAAGCAATGACTGCAATCGACGACCTGTTCAACGCTGGCACTTCAACCTGGCTCGACGACCTGTCGCGCGAGCGCATCACCTCAGGCAACCTCGACGAGATCAAAGCGCAGAAATCCATCGTGGGCGTGACCACGAACCCGGCAATCTTCGCCAAGGCGATGAGCGTCGGGGATGCCTACAACGAGCAGCTTGCCGAGCTGCGAGCCGCAAGCTCGCTTGCCGACGCCGCCGTGTACGCGATGAGCGTCAAAGATGTCCAGGACGCGTGCGACCTCTTCATGGACACTTACGAAGCCACCGACGGCAAGGACGGCCGGGTCTCCATCGAGGTGGATCCGCGCTATGCCGCGGATGAGGAGAAGACGGTCGCCCAGGCCGCGGAGCTGTGGAAGCTGGTCGGGCGCGAGAACGTCATGATCAAGATCCCCGCGACCGATGAGTCGATGCCTGCCATTACCGCCTCGCTGGCGGAGGGCATTTCGGTGAACGTCACCCTGATCTTCTCGGTGGACCGCTACCGCGAGGTCATCGCAGCCTACAAGGAGGGCATCCGCCAGGCCGCT belongs to Corynebacterium glaucum and includes:
- the tal gene encoding transaldolase, which codes for MTAIDDLFNAGTSTWLDDLSRERITSGNLDEIKAQKSIVGVTTNPAIFAKAMSVGDAYNEQLAELRAASSLADAAVYAMSVKDVQDACDLFMDTYEATDGKDGRVSIEVDPRYAADEEKTVAQAAELWKLVGRENVMIKIPATDESMPAITASLAEGISVNVTLIFSVDRYREVIAAYKEGIRQAAANGKDVSKIHSVASFFVSRMDTEVDNRLEQIGSEEALALRGKAGIANARLAYQLFEIEFSDMSDLPAGANKQRPLWASTGVKNPDYPADMYVVELAGPDTVNTMPEATIDAAIAGDNVRGDTLTGAAAVSEETFAKLVEVGIDLEDVVAVLEREGVEKFVDAWQELLDSMEANLK
- the tkt gene encoding transketolase, translated to MTVRNYPDDWTETDTRAVDTARVLAADAVENCGSGHPGTAMSLAPLAYTLFQRVMDIDPADPKWLGRDRFVLSNGHSSLTQYIQLYLGGMGLEMEDLKSLRTWASKTPGHPEYNHTDHIEITTGPLGQGLASAVGMAMASRYERGLLDPDAAPGESPFDHFIYVVAGDGCLQEGVTSEASSLAGTQKLGNLILFWDDNRISIEDDTQIAFTEDVLARYEAYGWQTLTVESGEDVAAIEAAVAEAKAETARPTIIRVKTVIGYPAPTLMNTGAIHGAALGADEVARVKEALGFDTDVHFPEETEVIEHTRKLRDRGAEKRAAWQERFNTWAEANPEAKALLDRMQNRGLPENWANEFPIWEPDAKGLATRKASEAAIQAAAAALPELWGGSADLAGSNNTLIKGAPSFGPEEISTEMFTAHPYGRNLHFGIREHAMGAVMNGINLHGPTRVYGGTFLIFSEYLYPAIRVAALSGIDGYYVFTHDSIGLGEDGPTHQPVETLAALRAIPDLAVIRPADANETSAAWRAALEAKPQPKALALSRQNLPVLEGTKEKAYEGMKRGGYVLVEESGDKADLVLIATGSEVQYAVEAAQQLEADGVSTRVVSMPCMEWFMEQDDAYIDEVLPRDVQARVTVEAGVSMPWFRFLGEHGRAVSLEHFGASAPGSELFERFGFTTDNVVRVARETLECVANNRTVPVSERVGDTEAEPTRGDGK